CTTTGTGGGGCTGCCACCGGGTGGTTTGCCGGCCGTCAATAAGGATGTTTCCAGACCGGGGCGGGGTCAGGCCCATAATGGATCTTAGGGTTGTGGTTTTCCCGGCACCGTTGCGCCCGATAATTGAAACGGCTTCCTGTTCGTACTCGTGCATGGACAGCCCTTGAATAACATGGCTGTCCCCGTAATATGTCTGCATCTCTTCAATTTCAAGGATCTTACGCCGCTTTTCCAAGATATGCCTCTTTGACTTGCTGGTTGTTTTGAATTTCCTTGGGCGTACCTTCTGTAATGATGCAACCGTCCTGGAGGACCGTGATCCGGTCTGAAATCCGCATGACCATATCCATATCGTGCTCCACCAGGACAACGCTGATATCATCGGCCAGATCCCTGA
This window of the uncultured Desulfobacter sp. genome carries:
- a CDS encoding ATP-binding cassette domain-containing protein translates to MEKRRKILEIEEMQTYYGDSHVIQGLSMHEYEQEAVSIIGRNGAGKTTTLRSIMGLTPPRSGNILIDGRQTTRWQPHKVSRLGVAYVPAERHIFPGLSVEENLRLAARLGKGENAWTFQKVYDHFPVLAERSHQDGATMSGG